A window of Auraticoccus monumenti contains these coding sequences:
- a CDS encoding recombinase family protein codes for MGVARQEALCRQRAEQLDWTIVAVYSDNDVSASTGKPRPRYQQLLADLEGGLVDAVVVYNLDRLHRRPVELEHFITLADQHRTALASVSGEVDLSTDGGRLHARILGAVARAEIERKSARQTAAYRQRAQQGRLHRLQPAFGYRGLQLEPVEAQAVRDAVGWVHDGVSLYEIARRWTARGLTTALGNPWEGSTVATYLRNPRVAGIRTYRREPVVVDGEYVRGEWEPLLDVDTWQAMTAALASRGHRWPERQQQLLLSGVARCGTCGNRINSGGKRQGNSVGHRYRCVKNGSHINRTAAPVDEFVVDALVARLGQPDTVDVLSAAPTVDVGGLRVEATQLHQRMEGLSEAYADGAISVGQLRAGTERLRGQLAEVERRLQSGQRSAATARLVASSDVRAAWDALEISVQRTVLRELAGITMHGPGAGIRYVTAEQVVIDWL; via the coding sequence CTGGGAGTCGCCCGCCAGGAGGCCCTGTGCCGGCAGCGCGCCGAACAGCTCGACTGGACTATCGTCGCCGTCTACTCCGACAATGACGTCTCCGCCTCGACCGGGAAGCCGCGGCCTCGCTACCAGCAGCTGCTCGCTGACCTCGAGGGCGGCCTGGTCGACGCGGTGGTCGTGTACAACCTCGACCGGTTGCACCGCCGCCCGGTCGAGCTCGAGCACTTCATCACCTTGGCTGACCAGCACCGGACTGCGCTGGCCTCCGTCTCAGGGGAGGTGGACCTGTCTACCGACGGGGGCCGGCTGCACGCACGGATCCTCGGCGCGGTCGCGCGCGCGGAGATCGAGCGGAAGTCCGCCCGGCAGACCGCCGCGTACCGGCAGCGCGCGCAGCAGGGGCGTCTCCACCGGCTCCAGCCCGCGTTCGGGTACCGCGGACTCCAGCTGGAGCCCGTCGAGGCGCAGGCTGTGCGGGACGCCGTCGGCTGGGTGCACGACGGGGTGTCGCTCTACGAGATCGCCCGGAGGTGGACGGCCAGAGGGTTGACCACCGCGCTCGGGAACCCGTGGGAGGGGTCGACGGTGGCCACCTACCTGCGGAACCCGCGCGTCGCAGGCATCCGGACCTACCGCCGGGAGCCGGTCGTGGTCGACGGCGAATACGTGCGGGGTGAGTGGGAGCCCCTCCTTGACGTTGACACCTGGCAGGCGATGACGGCCGCGCTGGCGAGCCGCGGGCACCGCTGGCCGGAGCGGCAGCAGCAGCTCCTGCTGTCGGGGGTGGCGCGGTGCGGCACCTGCGGGAACCGGATCAACTCTGGGGGCAAGCGGCAGGGGAACTCGGTCGGGCACCGCTACCGCTGCGTGAAGAACGGGTCGCACATCAACCGCACCGCAGCGCCCGTCGACGAGTTCGTGGTGGACGCCCTGGTCGCCCGGCTGGGGCAGCCGGACACGGTCGACGTGCTGAGCGCGGCGCCGACCGTCGACGTCGGCGGGCTCAGGGTCGAGGCCACACAGCTCCACCAGCGGATGGAAGGACTGTCGGAGGCGTACGCCGACGGCGCCATCAGCGTGGGCCAGCTCCGTGCCGGGACTGAGCGGCTGCGTGGCCAGCTGGCGGAGGTGGAGCGGCGACTGCAGTCCGGACAGCGGTCGGCGGCGACGGCCCGGCTGGTCGCTAGCTCGGACGTCCGGGCCGCTTGGGACGCTCTCGAGATCTCCGTGCAGCGGACGGTGCTGCGCGAGCTCGCCGGCATCACCATGCACGGGCCCGGGGCCGGGATCAGGTACGTCACGGCTGAGCAGGTCGTCATCGACTGGCTCTGA